The genomic stretch GACAACAAGGCATGAGAGTCCCGCTCTCCATCATACGAACAAAAACTATAGAGAGGTGTATTACTATATGTGGTTAAGTAAATTGATCAGAAATTAGAGTCCAAATCTATGATTTGCTTCACTGGAGCGTTGGGGTGTAGTTTATTCTCCTCTGATAGTGTAGGGTTGTGCAACCTTAAAATTAGCATGACACGATTAACGCCGAACATATGAATAGGGTTCAAAGTCGAGAATTTTCGTGATGATGTGGCATTATAGTTAAGGTTTATATGGGCTCATGCATGTAGCATTTGCAGATAAATTTTGCTCGACGTTAAGCTAGCTCGATTATTTTAAATCTTCTGAGCACGAATGAGTCGCCATTAAGAATATATCAAACTAGCGGCAAGTCAGGTGAGACTGCCTATAAAGTCTTCATAATAGATACCGAGTTATAGTTGATATCAGTTGGAGTTtaatttaattacaaaaattcatttaCTGACAAAATGCTACATCATAGCATGTGTGTTTTATGCTAATTTCAATGTGATTACAGGTTAAAGGGACGATGTTTCTCCCCCATAAATGGACCTCCATTTTCATTTTACGCAGAAAGAGATGTAACCTATGTGGATCATACTAACACTCTTAATCTTGTGTAACTCGATTTGTTACGTGTGCTTGACTGGGTTTCGCATTGTGAAATGGACAGGAATCCTATTTTGTGCAGGCTTTAGTTAGAGTGTAATAGATCCAAATTATTGACCCCGTGCTTCGACATTGTATTAGGATTACATAAAACACATGACAACTCGAGTTTAACCGATTTGGAATTTTACTAACAACGAGGGCATAAAATTGGGAAACCATATTGAGATCAATCTAGATCTTGACCTGCGTAAGCGACGATGGTCACGGTGTTAGCTTGTTAATGGTGACCATGCATGCTTTGCGGTGCTCGTCTGTCAACAAGCGACATTGTTTTCGGTGATCACCTAGCAAGGACGACCACCGCAATGGTGGTCTCACCTGTTGTCTAGGGCAACTGGTAGTGCCTTTAGGGCTATATCTTGGTTGGCAATaaacaaaacattttcaaaacttgtgcttgaaataaaatcaaggaTGACCGCACCCCTAGGACTtttcacttttgccaattgatacaattttttttttctttttcatttagttaatcttaaactttcaaaACTGATATGCTTAATGTAATCAAATAAGAAGAAGCTTAGGTAGTTACCAAATTACACCatacgaaaaaaaatttaggtatTTGTAGTGTCATTACTTTAAAAAAGCGTCATACACTTTGTACTTGAGTAATGAATAAACTCTATAGTTAGCGCTATGCATGTGTACATTACACATACCGTAATAGAGTTTAACCACCAAGTTCGTCTCATTTTCACACCGTTCGACTGCTCCTCTCGGCCTTGATGTAATATCCCGACTCAACTACGCAAACACGACACGTCAGAATAATTTCGAGTGCAGGaaacttggatttttttaggGTTGAACATATGTAGATAGAGAAAATATGAATGTAGCATGTCATGCAGCACTCCACAACAATTTTATACGGATGACAAATAACAACACGGACACGTATAAATTGATGTACGTAGTTTTTAGCGTCGTTCCAAAACTCAATTAGACCAATTATAAAGTGAGCACCACATTCAATTAATAAGAAGTTTAGTTCACTTATGATTTTTAATCGTGGTTTCTTTTACCTGATCTCTCTCAGAATCAGAAACACACCACAGAGAGATACCAAGAAATAAGGtcaggggaaggggaaggggaagagcGACAAGGTGTATTGCAGCCCATCGAAAGGGTCGAGCTACACAGGAAATCTCCATTTCTAAACACTAGGGAAGAGATGCTAGCTCCATTTTGCACGAATTTGGGAGTTTTGGTTCGAAATATTAATTTCCGGTCCTTTTCAGGGTTTTGCTTCGCCGGCGATGATCTAGCCAAAATCCAACTTGGTCATGGTGATATTTTGATTCCCCACATCTCCTACAGAGGTCGAATTGGAGTCAGGCTCGAGGGAAACGAACTTTCGAAGTCCGCTTTGCGTTGCAAGTGAATAGTGCGCGTTGCCGGACTTCTTGGCCGGAAATCGGCCACCTCGGCAACTTTTCGAGCCGGAAAATCCGGTGGTTGGAGTCTGTTGGAATGGGGGAGATTGGGTCCAGAGTTTGAGTTGATTCTTGGAGTTGATAAAGGGGGTCTTTGACCAAAATCATATTGAAGCTCATTTGCAATGGTGCCATCTACTGTATTTGGAGGGATGGAGGTTTCTTTCGTTCTTTCCCTGGGCTTTATGAATATTATTTTTGTATTGCGCCTGAGTGTTTGTGGGACATTGGTGCAAACTTTGGGCTTGTAATTGGGCTTAGTCCACCTAAGTCATTATCTGGTTGAGGAATGAAGATGCCAACTTAGGGCCCGTAtagcaacacttctgctctaaaATTTAACTtctgaagttgatttttctatttctgaagagAAGTAATTACTTTTACTTCTTTAAGTGATTTCAAAActacttttggaaaaaaaatgctttaaaagtagacaaatgaagttgcgtaacgaaattgatttttactcCAGAATTaattttaaagcaaaaattctactccaaaaatattatcATGTATGCCCAGATAAAAGAGCTAAAGAAATTAATTGCATGATTAAAAAAGTTGGAGGATTTAATAGCACAGGCTGATAAAGCAAACTGTATCTAATCTAAGATTTGCATTTATAGGAttggtttataattttttttttatgttccatGATTTCACAGTATCACTTACCACGTGTCGTCTTTACATAGAGTTCAGACCTGGCGGCCAGCCTCTCCTCGTGGTCCTGTCCGATGATGCCAAAAAGTTCTTTCCTTGCAGTGCATGTAAGAAATTTTCCTCCTCCTAACTGCTGTTAACTCTGTTTTTCCATTTCATAATTGCACGACTTTTGATCCTTCACCAAAGCCTGACGAATCCCTAAACCCTTGAAAACTAAAACCGGCGACCTTCTTGAATTCCTGATGCGAATCCTGCTTCCGTGGTTCAGATTGCCAGAGCAGCTTTGGTCCTTCCTTTTCATCTATGTTTGCTGCTTTGGAATTTCCAATTTTGTCGGTTCTTTTCTATATCTACAAGGTGGTTCTGCTCTACTGGGTGATTGGGAAAGGGTTTAGTATGGCTTTTTTTATGCATGTAGATCTTGTCTGACTTCATTCTTCTCTAGTTTGCTCGAAGTTGTCTGCTCCGTTGCAGCTCAGAGTAAGTAATGCCTAGAGAGCTTGATCCATTTCGGAGGCATGTGGAGGTTGTGGGGAACAAGTGGAAGTGCAGGTTTTGTGGCAAGGATTTTGGTGGAAGTGCTACGAGGATCAGGGCACACCTAGCTGGGTTTCCAGGCTACGGTATTCAACCATGCGAGAGAGTTGATGATCATGTGAGATCACAAGCTTCAAAGGCGATGAAAGGTAAAAGTGTGGCGGACGCAACCAACAGGGGAGGCCCATCTATTGAGTTAATGGGACAAGGAAGTGTCGGTACGGGCCTAATTGCAGTCCTTGGTAGTGACCATGCTTCGAATCCCCATGACATGCAGAACTCTAATCACAACTTGCCACAGCAACCATCTTGCCATTGGCAAAATGGAAATGTTGCTGGTGCGGCTTCAGTAGACTGTCAGTATCAAGAGTCTTTGTGTCTGGCTGATGGGCCCGTGGGTGATCTGAgtgatgaaaatggaaatgGGACCACTTCATCTCTCCAGCAACCTTCAACCGATCCGCCGGCTTTGATTTTTCTCGATCCAAGTCAACTACCGGAGCTTTTTGATCAGTTTATTGATCTCGAGACGAGGTATGAACAACAGAATAGTAGAGGGCCATCACCATTGCAAAATCGTCGATCCCTTAACAACAGTGTGACAAATGGGTTGCATCAGTTAACTAGACCTGGTGTTGCGGCCCCTGGACCCCGTCCCAGTGACATAAGTACAATTGGCACTCCCCAGCATCCCGATCAAACACATTCCCGCTTCAATGAACAATGGAGAGGTGAAAGTGCTTCGTGTCCGCAAATATATTCAGCAGAGTGGATGTCTTATCTTCTTGATATGCCCTATCAGCCACGGTATTCAATTCCATCTTGTTATTCCGAGGGAATGCAAATGAGTGACCTGCAGAATCAAACGTTTCAATCATCATCAGAAACTGATCAATCCCTTCATGTGGGCACTTCAAATTGTTTGCAAGAGTGCAATCAAATCCCTATTGCCGAAGCAGTTCCCCTGTCCAACGCTGCAAGTGTAACCAATGCCATCCATCATTCTTGTCAACAGCCACTTCTTATATGTGATGAAGATTGTGGAAATGAGACCGGTTCCTTTCCCTCTCAAACTTCAATGGACATATCTCCGCCAAGTGCATCACAGCCTTCCACTGACCCTCATACTTTTGAGGAACTGGATGTGGATTTCCAAGTTCCAGATGGTGGAACTGACACAGAAGGCCCATTATCATCACAAGGTATGCCTTGAagtgaaatttctcttttctacTAATTGCATCCTTCTTTAACATATCCCACGTTTTCCCATTTAAAGGCGAATCCTTGGATGTTTCATTTGTGCACTTTCTCTCACATTTTAATCATGATATGTTAAAGGAGAATATCGGGCAAATGTAAATGTTTGTTTCAGTGCAGATGTTTTGTGGGATTACGTCTAGATTTTCACTCTTGAAAATTCATTGGTTGATTGATTAGGATTGTTTACTTATGATTCCAACCTGCTTTAATTTTGCAACCAGCTTCCAGGCACCTTCCAAGTCAAAGTCTTCCAGACCAACCTCTTAATCTTGAGACAACGAACACAGAGCATAACCCTAGAGTGTCATCGTCATCACTGAATAACCAGTTCTTGATTACATGTTTCCCACAAGCTCCGATGGACATAGATGCTAGTAGTCCATCATCATCGGAAGGTGCATGTTTATTTATCTAAATTGATCCTTATGTATCCTGATGTTACTTAATCAGCGAGAAGGATGAAATTCTTACAGTAGGATCTAACACATAGAATTCTTGGTGCACAATTAGCTATATGCAGAGGCGTGCCAATCACCAGTCATCCAAACACAGGCAACTTTGAAAATAATGGAGCTTTGAAAAGGAAGGTAGAACGACTCTACAATAGAGAAGCTGACATAAAGAACGAGTTAGAGTTTGCTGCATCTCTATCTCTGAAGAAGCAGAGAATAGAAGTTGTGACTTGGTTGATGAACGTGGAAAAgctgaggaaaaatttccaATGTCTTGAGCCAGCAAGCGCAGAAAATTTGCCACCACAACAACAGGTGGATATGTTGATGAAAGAAGCAGAAGACCTTATCATAAAAAGCAAATTTCCGGAAGGGCTGTTTGAGGTGGGAGATGGCAAAGTCAACATGTTATTAGAGCGAAAGTTGGAGGCAGGTAAGGCATTTCAGATAAATACTAAGAAGATCTTGCAGTGCCTAACAGAAAATCACATATCACGATTAGGCATATACGGTATGGGCGGTGTTGGGAAAACAACCATCATGGTGCACGTACACAATTGGctcctaaaaaatacaaaccaTATTAATGTATTGTGGATTGCTGTCTCGCAAGATCTCAACATACATAAGTTGCAAGGTGACATTTGGAAGGCGCTAAAAGAAGGTGATCTAGACGAAGAGGATGCGATGAAACGAGCTGCAAAGTTGTTtgataaattaattgaaaaagggAAGTCTGTACAGTTTGTACTTATCCTCGACGATGTTTGGGAACATTTTGATCTTGATGAGGTGGGTATCCCTGTTGAAGCTGATGGACCTAAGTTGGTGTTAACAACTCGGTCCTTTGAAGTATGCCGCCAGATGCATTGTCAGGAGAAGATAAAAATTGAACCTTTGTCTCCGAATGAGGCACAAAGCTTATTTTTGAAGGAACTTGGACCTGAAGAGGCTCTTAGTTTGGAAGTTGGAGCAGTTATGAAGTTAATTGTAGAAGAATGTGCTGGCCTACCACTCGGAATTGTCACGATGGCAAGAACCATGAGAGGAGTAAGTGATCTGTTTGAATGGAAGGATATCTTAGAGAGATTGAAAGAATCTAACATGGGGCAAATGGATATGGAAAAGAAGGTCTtagcaaatttaaaattaagtTACAATCGCCTGAGTAATCGTGAAGTCCAACAGTGTTTCTTATGCTGTGCACTTTATCCACAAGACCAACTAATTCATAAGTTTGAGCTGATAGAATTTTTCATTGATCAAGGATTGATTGGTGGATTGGATAAGAGGGAGAAACAATATGATAGAGGTCTCACCATACTGaacaaacttgaaaatgtttgcTTGTTGGAAAATGATCGGGGTATGGTCAAGATGCATGATTTGATCAGGGATATGGCTTTGCACGTGATGAGCGTGACTTCCATAGTTAAAGCTGGCAAGGGTTTGAAAAGGATTCTGAGTGAGGAATGCTGGATGGATGATGTAGAGAAAGTTTCTTTCATGAAGAATGACATTGGGGTTATTCCATCAAACATGTCGCCAAATTGTCCTAAACTGGCAACTTTGATATTCAATGACAGCTTATGGGGGGATGTGCTGATCCCTGAGTCTTTCTTCAAGCGATTGAAGGGGTTGAAGGTTCTGAACCTGAGTGGATGTGGGATCAGAAAGCTTCCCAATTCCATCTCGGATTTGGTAAACTTGAGGGCATTGTTGTTTAGGGAGTGTCGGGAATTGTGTCGTATTCCTTATTTAGGAAAGCTGAGTTCATTGAGGAAGTTGGATGTCCATGGATGTAGATATTTGAAAGCAGTGGAGGGCTTGGAATTGTTGGTGAACTTGACATACCTCGACTTATCCAAATCAGGTATAGAAAGATTAGTTGAAGGAACATTGGCAGGTTTGGTAAACCTGCAATATCTAAAGCTTGGGGAAGTGAATGGAGGAGGCGTGACAAAGTTATGGGCATTGGAGACTCTTGATCTTTCTTTCCAGAATGTCCTTGATTTCAACAAATACATGAGATTTCTCCAGCAGAGCGGCCCTCGTCACTATTACCAACTTGTGGTGAATCATAAAAAATCGTTGTGGTCTGCGTTCGTATATGTTGATCCAAGATTTGGGACATCGGAGAGGaaaattgacattgattgttgcGATAATGCTATTGTCAGGGCGGGAGGGGAAAGTAATGAGGATTCTATTTTGATTGCGCAAGATGTGCAGAGATTGGTGGGGAGAAAATGTGGAGGTATGACAAATTTGTCCAACATCGGCCCACTTGAAAGCCTCAAGGTGCTAATAATGGAAGAATGGGAAAACTTACAGACGCTCTGTGGAGGAGTAGATGAAGTAACTGACAATCCTGACTACCCTCTCCTATTCCCTAGTCTTAAGATGCTGACTGTCGAGAGATGTCCAAAACTGAAGTATCTCTTTGGGAATCATTCTAAAGTTACCCTTCCCCATCTACGACAGATTGTCATAAAAAACTGTGATGAATTACAAGGGATAACTGCAGCAGGAGCAGCATTTGCTACGCCACTCCCTGCCTTCCCTAGCCTAGAAAAGATTGTGATAGAGCGCTGTGCCAACATGAAGAGCGTGGTGGAATCTGAGTTGCTCCCTCACCTTCCTAACCTGAGAGAGGTTACAGTGCAGCATTGTGAGAAAATGGAGGAGATAATAGGAAGGGCTCCCCAAACCATACCACTAGGTGCCCTTTCTCTTCTTACCTCTCTTTGGATAGAGCGATGCCCCAGCCTGAGGAAGCTTCTTACTCATGAATTGCTCTGCCACCTCCCTAATCTCCACGGTATCGTAGTCCATGACTGCAAAAGGATGGAGGAGATAATAGGCCGTGAAGGGCAATGGCAACAACTAGGAGATGAAGTATGCTGCCTAAACACCAGTAACACCCGTTCCTCCTTGCCAAAGTTAAAATTCTTGAATCTAATTACACTACCAGAATTGGGGAGCATATATGATGGGACGATAAATTGCGATTCCATCCAATATATCAGATTATGGGATTGTCCGAAGCTGAAGAGGATTCCTCTGCATCTGCCCATACCAAATAACGGCTTCCCTTCTCTTAGGGAGATTAGTGTAGATGATGATGCAAGTTGGGAGTCGCTGGAGTGGGGTCCTCCTCATGTCAAGTCTATGCTTCGACCCTTTGTCCATTTTTAATTCTTCAAGTAATTCCAGCATAACCCGTAAGTCTTTATGATAGTCtatctatcttttcattttcccccCTTTCCTTTTCCAATAGTAATACTAATTAGTTGCTTCGACTTTTGGTGAACAGGTTTCATGCATATTATACTGAAGTTGAGTGTCCTCTTGGAACAACTACAATGGATCTCTGCATATGTTGGATTCTTTTGTCTTCATTGTgatctcattttgcttaacttcTTCCTGATGTCCAAGGTACTTCTGTTTTCTGCCATTTATATCGGTCATCACTGTCTCTGCTATGTATTTGTCAGCAATACTCTTTTACTTTTAAACCCAACTTGACGAATCATTTCCCCATCAAAAAGCTTTGCATTTTCCACAATGCACTTCATATTTGCTTTTGCTCATTTAATAGTGCagacaaatcattaaaaaattttagcacATGTTTCTTGA from Rhodamnia argentea isolate NSW1041297 chromosome 2, ASM2092103v1, whole genome shotgun sequence encodes the following:
- the LOC115750013 gene encoding putative disease resistance protein At4g10780 isoform X1; protein product: MPRELDPFRRHVEVVGNKWKCRFCGKDFGGSATRIRAHLAGFPGYGIQPCERVDDHVRSQASKAMKGKSVADATNRGGPSIELMGQGSVGTGLIAVLGSDHASNPHDMQNSNHNLPQQPSCHWQNGNVAGAASVDCQYQESLCLADGPVGDLSDENGNGTTSSLQQPSTDPPALIFLDPSQLPELFDQFIDLETRYEQQNSRGPSPLQNRRSLNNSVTNGLHQLTRPGVAAPGPRPSDISTIGTPQHPDQTHSRFNEQWRGESASCPQIYSAEWMSYLLDMPYQPRYSIPSCYSEGMQMSDLQNQTFQSSSETDQSLHVGTSNCLQECNQIPIAEAVPLSNAASVTNAIHHSCQQPLLICDEDCGNETGSFPSQTSMDISPPSASQPSTDPHTFEELDVDFQVPDGGTDTEGPLSSQASRHLPSQSLPDQPLNLETTNTEHNPRVSSSSLNNQFLITCFPQAPMDIDASSPSSSEAICRGVPITSHPNTGNFENNGALKRKVERLYNREADIKNELEFAASLSLKKQRIEVVTWLMNVEKLRKNFQCLEPASAENLPPQQQVDMLMKEAEDLIIKSKFPEGLFEVGDGKVNMLLERKLEAGKAFQINTKKILQCLTENHISRLGIYGMGGVGKTTIMVHVHNWLLKNTNHINVLWIAVSQDLNIHKLQGDIWKALKEGDLDEEDAMKRAAKLFDKLIEKGKSVQFVLILDDVWEHFDLDEVGIPVEADGPKLVLTTRSFEVCRQMHCQEKIKIEPLSPNEAQSLFLKELGPEEALSLEVGAVMKLIVEECAGLPLGIVTMARTMRGVSDLFEWKDILERLKESNMGQMDMEKKVLANLKLSYNRLSNREVQQCFLCCALYPQDQLIHKFELIEFFIDQGLIGGLDKREKQYDRGLTILNKLENVCLLENDRGMVKMHDLIRDMALHVMSVTSIVKAGKGLKRILSEECWMDDVEKVSFMKNDIGVIPSNMSPNCPKLATLIFNDSLWGDVLIPESFFKRLKGLKVLNLSGCGIRKLPNSISDLVNLRALLFRECRELCRIPYLGKLSSLRKLDVHGCRYLKAVEGLELLVNLTYLDLSKSGIERLVEGTLAGLVNLQYLKLGEVNGGGVTKLWALETLDLSFQNVLDFNKYMRFLQQSGPRHYYQLVVNHKKSLWSAFVYVDPRFGTSERKIDIDCCDNAIVRAGGESNEDSILIAQDVQRLVGRKCGGMTNLSNIGPLESLKVLIMEEWENLQTLCGGVDEVTDNPDYPLLFPSLKMLTVERCPKLKYLFGNHSKVTLPHLRQIVIKNCDELQGITAAGAAFATPLPAFPSLEKIVIERCANMKSVVESELLPHLPNLREVTVQHCEKMEEIIGRAPQTIPLGALSLLTSLWIERCPSLRKLLTHELLCHLPNLHGIVVHDCKRMEEIIGREGQWQQLGDEVCCLNTSNTRSSLPKLKFLNLITLPELGSIYDGTINCDSIQYIRLWDCPKLKRIPLHLPIPNNGFPSLREISVDDDASWESLEWGPPHVKSMLRPFVHF
- the LOC115750013 gene encoding putative disease resistance protein At4g10780 isoform X2, whose amino-acid sequence is MPRELDPFRRHVEVVGNKWKCRFCGKDFGGSATRIRAHLAGFPGYGIQPCERVDDHVRSQASKAMKGKSVADATNRGGPSIELMGQGSVGTGLIAVLGNSNHNLPQQPSCHWQNGNVAGAASVDCQYQESLCLADGPVGDLSDENGNGTTSSLQQPSTDPPALIFLDPSQLPELFDQFIDLETRYEQQNSRGPSPLQNRRSLNNSVTNGLHQLTRPGVAAPGPRPSDISTIGTPQHPDQTHSRFNEQWRGESASCPQIYSAEWMSYLLDMPYQPRYSIPSCYSEGMQMSDLQNQTFQSSSETDQSLHVGTSNCLQECNQIPIAEAVPLSNAASVTNAIHHSCQQPLLICDEDCGNETGSFPSQTSMDISPPSASQPSTDPHTFEELDVDFQVPDGGTDTEGPLSSQASRHLPSQSLPDQPLNLETTNTEHNPRVSSSSLNNQFLITCFPQAPMDIDASSPSSSEAICRGVPITSHPNTGNFENNGALKRKVERLYNREADIKNELEFAASLSLKKQRIEVVTWLMNVEKLRKNFQCLEPASAENLPPQQQVDMLMKEAEDLIIKSKFPEGLFEVGDGKVNMLLERKLEAGKAFQINTKKILQCLTENHISRLGIYGMGGVGKTTIMVHVHNWLLKNTNHINVLWIAVSQDLNIHKLQGDIWKALKEGDLDEEDAMKRAAKLFDKLIEKGKSVQFVLILDDVWEHFDLDEVGIPVEADGPKLVLTTRSFEVCRQMHCQEKIKIEPLSPNEAQSLFLKELGPEEALSLEVGAVMKLIVEECAGLPLGIVTMARTMRGVSDLFEWKDILERLKESNMGQMDMEKKVLANLKLSYNRLSNREVQQCFLCCALYPQDQLIHKFELIEFFIDQGLIGGLDKREKQYDRGLTILNKLENVCLLENDRGMVKMHDLIRDMALHVMSVTSIVKAGKGLKRILSEECWMDDVEKVSFMKNDIGVIPSNMSPNCPKLATLIFNDSLWGDVLIPESFFKRLKGLKVLNLSGCGIRKLPNSISDLVNLRALLFRECRELCRIPYLGKLSSLRKLDVHGCRYLKAVEGLELLVNLTYLDLSKSGIERLVEGTLAGLVNLQYLKLGEVNGGGVTKLWALETLDLSFQNVLDFNKYMRFLQQSGPRHYYQLVVNHKKSLWSAFVYVDPRFGTSERKIDIDCCDNAIVRAGGESNEDSILIAQDVQRLVGRKCGGMTNLSNIGPLESLKVLIMEEWENLQTLCGGVDEVTDNPDYPLLFPSLKMLTVERCPKLKYLFGNHSKVTLPHLRQIVIKNCDELQGITAAGAAFATPLPAFPSLEKIVIERCANMKSVVESELLPHLPNLREVTVQHCEKMEEIIGRAPQTIPLGALSLLTSLWIERCPSLRKLLTHELLCHLPNLHGIVVHDCKRMEEIIGREGQWQQLGDEVCCLNTSNTRSSLPKLKFLNLITLPELGSIYDGTINCDSIQYIRLWDCPKLKRIPLHLPIPNNGFPSLREISVDDDASWESLEWGPPHVKSMLRPFVHF
- the LOC115750013 gene encoding putative disease resistance protein At4g10780 isoform X3, giving the protein MPRELDPFRRHVEVVGNKWKCRFCGKDFGGSATRIRAHLAGFPGYGIQPCERVDDHVRSQASKAMKGKSVADATNRGGPSIELMGQGSVGTGLIAVLGSDHASNPHDMQNSNHNLPQQPSCHWQNGNVAGAASVDCQYQESLCLADGPVGDLSDENGNGTTSSLQQPSTDPPALIFLDPSQLPELFDQFIDLETRYEQQNSRGPSPLQNRRSLNNSVTNGLHQLTRPGVAAPGPRPSDISTIGTPQHPDQTHSRFNEQWRGESASCPQIYSAEWMSYLLDMPYQPRYSIPSCYSEGMQMSDLQNQTFQSSSETDQSLHPLLICDEDCGNETGSFPSQTSMDISPPSASQPSTDPHTFEELDVDFQVPDGGTDTEGPLSSQASRHLPSQSLPDQPLNLETTNTEHNPRVSSSSLNNQFLITCFPQAPMDIDASSPSSSEAICRGVPITSHPNTGNFENNGALKRKVERLYNREADIKNELEFAASLSLKKQRIEVVTWLMNVEKLRKNFQCLEPASAENLPPQQQVDMLMKEAEDLIIKSKFPEGLFEVGDGKVNMLLERKLEAGKAFQINTKKILQCLTENHISRLGIYGMGGVGKTTIMVHVHNWLLKNTNHINVLWIAVSQDLNIHKLQGDIWKALKEGDLDEEDAMKRAAKLFDKLIEKGKSVQFVLILDDVWEHFDLDEVGIPVEADGPKLVLTTRSFEVCRQMHCQEKIKIEPLSPNEAQSLFLKELGPEEALSLEVGAVMKLIVEECAGLPLGIVTMARTMRGVSDLFEWKDILERLKESNMGQMDMEKKVLANLKLSYNRLSNREVQQCFLCCALYPQDQLIHKFELIEFFIDQGLIGGLDKREKQYDRGLTILNKLENVCLLENDRGMVKMHDLIRDMALHVMSVTSIVKAGKGLKRILSEECWMDDVEKVSFMKNDIGVIPSNMSPNCPKLATLIFNDSLWGDVLIPESFFKRLKGLKVLNLSGCGIRKLPNSISDLVNLRALLFRECRELCRIPYLGKLSSLRKLDVHGCRYLKAVEGLELLVNLTYLDLSKSGIERLVEGTLAGLVNLQYLKLGEVNGGGVTKLWALETLDLSFQNVLDFNKYMRFLQQSGPRHYYQLVVNHKKSLWSAFVYVDPRFGTSERKIDIDCCDNAIVRAGGESNEDSILIAQDVQRLVGRKCGGMTNLSNIGPLESLKVLIMEEWENLQTLCGGVDEVTDNPDYPLLFPSLKMLTVERCPKLKYLFGNHSKVTLPHLRQIVIKNCDELQGITAAGAAFATPLPAFPSLEKIVIERCANMKSVVESELLPHLPNLREVTVQHCEKMEEIIGRAPQTIPLGALSLLTSLWIERCPSLRKLLTHELLCHLPNLHGIVVHDCKRMEEIIGREGQWQQLGDEVCCLNTSNTRSSLPKLKFLNLITLPELGSIYDGTINCDSIQYIRLWDCPKLKRIPLHLPIPNNGFPSLREISVDDDASWESLEWGPPHVKSMLRPFVHF